GATCGCTTGGATGCTCGTGGAAAAGAACGCCTCCCAAGATTGGAAAGATAGATCAAGAGATTCATTTATATTGACCTTTAGCCCATCCGGTATTTTCGAACAGGATGATACGGAAGTGTTTACGGATATTACTGAAGCAGCCCAAGGCCCAATGCCTTTCCTAAAGAATTTAACCTACAATTATACAATGGGGCTTCATCGTGAACCAGTTGATTTTATAGGACCGGGTGTTGCTTACGATGATAAATTCACTGAAGCGAGCCAAAGGAATTTTTACAAGTACTGGCTTGAATTAATGACGAAATGATAAGCGGGAGGGGGAACGGAAATGAATGTGGAGAAAATGTTGCTCAAATGTGAATTTGAACAGTGGCTGTATGATGAAGCTCAACTGCTGGATGATATTGAATTTGATGATTGGTTCGATTTAATGCATTCGAGCTTGCGTTATCAAATGCCTGTACGTGTTAATAAAGAAGGAGTGGAACGCCCGGATTATTCAACGGAAATGTTTACATTTAATGATGATATTGAGCTGCTTAAACTGCGCGTGGATCGTTTGAAAACGGATTATGCTTGGGCGGAAATACCGCCGTCAAGAACGCGGCGTTTTGTCTCTAATGTACGCGTTAAAGAATTTGTTGAAGGTGAAAAGGCAGTCGTCAAGAGCTATCTGCTTATCTATCGAAGCCGCAGCACGGATATTCAACATGATTTGATTTCGGGGGAACGAAATGATGAATTCATTTTCGAAGAAGGTAAATGGAAACTTTCCAAACGGATATTCATTGTTGATCAATCAACGATAAATACCAGAAATCTTGCTATCTTCGTATAATTATTGACTTGGATTAAAAGAGATAACGAGGAGGCTGGTTACAATGGCAATGGCGTTAAAGGATAAAGTAGTGTTGATTACCGGGGGCAATTCAGGTATCGGAGAGGCTGTCACTAGACGTTTTATACAAGAAGGTGCAAAAGTCAGCATCATCGGCCGCTCGATAGAAACGCTAAAGAAAATGAAAGAGGAATTTGGTGAAGAGATTCTCATTAACCAAGGAGATGTAAGCAAATATGAAGACAATGAGAGGGCTGTCCAGGCCACAGTCGAGCAATTTGGAAAGCTGGACGTTTTCGTTGCTAATGCAGGTGTCTTTGATGGATTTGCTAAATTTGCCGACGTAACTCCCGATGCACTTTCCGAAGCATATGATTTTTTGATCGATATTAACGTTAAAGGATCTTTCTTCGGTGCTAAAGCCGCTCTTGAAGAATTGCAAAAATCGAATGGCAATATTATTTTCACCGTATCCGGTGCTAGTTTTTATCCGGATGGCGGCGGGGTGTGGTACACAGCAAGCAAGCATGCCCAAATAGGGTTGATGCGCCAACTTGCCTTTGAACTTGCTCCTAACATTAGGGTGAATGCTGTAGCGCCTGGTGGCACTCTG
The DNA window shown above is from Peribacillus sp. FSL P2-0133 and carries:
- a CDS encoding aromatic-ring-hydroxylating dioxygenase subunit beta; amino-acid sequence: MNVEKMLLKCEFEQWLYDEAQLLDDIEFDDWFDLMHSSLRYQMPVRVNKEGVERPDYSTEMFTFNDDIELLKLRVDRLKTDYAWAEIPPSRTRRFVSNVRVKEFVEGEKAVVKSYLLIYRSRSTDIQHDLISGERNDEFIFEEGKWKLSKRIFIVDQSTINTRNLAIFV
- a CDS encoding SDR family NAD(P)-dependent oxidoreductase, which translates into the protein MAMALKDKVVLITGGNSGIGEAVTRRFIQEGAKVSIIGRSIETLKKMKEEFGEEILINQGDVSKYEDNERAVQATVEQFGKLDVFVANAGVFDGFAKFADVTPDALSEAYDFLIDINVKGSFFGAKAALEELQKSNGNIIFTVSGASFYPDGGGVWYTASKHAQIGLMRQLAFELAPNIRVNAVAPGGTLTALSVIPPLRPFVKIVDNETKANSIKKRNPLQLAQMPEDHVAAYVLLASDAARAITGEVISSDGGLSVRGLG